The DNA segment gcagtttcactttaggaaaaatcagtgttttactgATGCTTTCATCATAAAGGGGCTGCAAAATATGGTGGCCAACATGAAACCATAAATGACCCTatctactgtagaaacacggcGATGCAACATGGCGGTCTCCATGAGCAAGCActcgctccctatgtagatataaacaccTCATTCTAAGGTACTGAAAACACatcagttcttattttcaggtgattatgtaCTAAAGAAAAGATGCTTATTATATTACGTTAAATTCCTGccaatatatctccctaaatcctcAGACTTAATCTTTAAAAACTGCTTTGGGACATTGTCTCACCTGATGAAAAGGAGGTGGTTCTGCTGGAGTGGCTGAAGGCCGCTGGCATGGTCTGGTAGCCCAGGCTGAGCTGAGAGCCGCTGTCAAAGTCATATCCTGCCAgcatccccctccctccctccctgtggCCTTTGCTTCGGTGGTACCAGCCTTTCAGATGCTCCGCCACCAGAGCCTTATGCATGTTTTTGGCCAGCAGCTCATTTCTGGGCCCCTCTCTGTTCCGCGGGGGCCTCACTGTCGCGTAGGGATTCTGGGAAAGACCATCTGCCCGGTCACTGCTGTAATTCCTGAATCTGTCGTGTCCATGATAGCCATTTATTTGGTAGGAAGGGTTGACGTTGTAGTGGCCTTCGACTTCATTCTCATACACGTAGGCACCGTTAGCATAAGGCTCCATGTCCGGGCAGGGGTAACCCGCGACGTAGTAGGCACTGGGTGCATAGTGTGCTGAGGTCTCACATGAATAACTACAGCCAGAATGGTGCTGGACCAAGTTGGGCATACTCCCAGTGTTTCCATACACTTCCACCTTCCTGTGGAGACGATGCATGGTTGAGGTTCGGGAGTCCAGGGTACTGTAGTGGGAGTTGGCCGCTCCGCAGTAATCCAGACTAGACTGGCTGGTGTAGGACGAGCAATCCTCTAACACCTCTGTACTGTTGCTGCGGTGGGCTGGTGACAAGATAAAGACGGGTTTCTCTGAATCTGTGTCTTTTCTTAGCTGAGGTTGCGACTCCAGACTTCCGCTGCGATGCCTGAAGCAATGAGGAGACCCCTCGGACCTGGTGGAAGGACACAACTTTTAAAGTGTCTCCTAAAAGAACAAGATCAGTTTTATTTCTGGATTTATTAGTTAAAATAAAAGTTAGGGATTTGTATGACAGGCTTGGTTAAGTGGGGTAGGGGTAGGTTAAGAAGAGTGGGGGTAAGGTTGAAGTTATAGttgaggagaaagaaagacattgGGTTGGCAatgcagcagagcagagatCACACCTGAGCTGGCTGCTGCTGTAGGCATTGCGGGTCATAACCGGGGTGGGCGGCATGCTGCGTGGATCTCTAGGAGGTCTGGGAAGGGTTTTATAGGGACTACTGTGGTTGGAGGAGACCTCTCTTGGATTCTGGTAGTAGTGGGAAGCCTCCTGGCCTTCAAAAGCTAATCTAAAAGGGTATGGTATAAGAAGAGGatcaaaaaaaaggaaagaaaaaccaGGGTGAGATGTGGGGAAAGGAATGAGGCCGCAAACATGACACAGCAAATATCACGGACTCTGCCAAAACATGATACAATTGCTTCATTCCAACATCAGTAAAATCAAGTTGTGAAACTTGAGTTACACATCACACGAAACTTTAGGTAATTAGATTCCGGGCAGGAAGTGTGTTTCCCCACCTGCTGTTTGTCTTGTTATGATGGTTTTCCCTCGGAGATCCCTGTCTGTCCACATCAAACTCTGCTCCCAGCGATCGCATCGGACTGAGCTGAGGGGAACCTTGGACCGACCGTGACCGTGGTCGCTGACTGACACTGTCTGAGTCATCTGAATACAAATGCAACCCACGGTAACAATATTGGCACTTGCTCTTGTACAATAAGTCATAATGATAATTATTATAACAGGAAGGTTGATTTTAATGCAGCAGAATGTGTTTGTCTGACTCACCATCATCCAGCGGGAGACTAGACAGAGAGCTGCAGTCTGAACGGACAAGTTCATCTGAGGGAGGAGAagatatttattatgaatatatAATATCTTCTGTGCACAGCAGTGATAATCCAGTAACACAGATTAATTGTACattgtacattttaattttacattttacctCAGTGACAATGTTGGTTAGGTAACATAACCATGATGTAACCCCAGATTTACAGAGCATTGGTGCAGCCATAGCCGTTGCTATTTCAATGTGTTTTTCGGTTCACAAATGTTAATGGTAACATTTTGTTCGCCAAAAAATGTCTTGTTAAGCATTTGGTTGCACTTCAAAACCCTCTAAGGAGTGTGTTGTTCAGTTTtccagtaagtacattttgttttaatggtttaaaaCGTGTTATGTGCTAGCAAACATTATCCATTGGCATCATAACAGTTAACTATACCTCTAAATGCACGgtgctaactaagctagcagctagcgttaaGGTTAATTCCACTCTTCGTCCACATATtgccacttctggctccaaaaatccaagatggtgacggccaaaatgccagtctcaaggcttcaaaacgggaacCCACAAACCAACAGTAGCTATGTCCAGAATTTTAACCAAAGTGTATCAATGTAAGGTCTTCGTAGTTACTACCCCCAGCAGTGGACATGGGGGACATTGGAACAACAGGAATACCcgtggaaaacaaaatgcagtgtgcCCTGTGTTGTTGGTAGTTTCTCAACTCTCAGGAAAACAGAAAGCGATCCAGTTGTCTGTACAACCATGGAGCCAACAGTAATAGGCTTACCACTATGAGGTGCTAGAGGGGGAAACGtttaaaagttgtctgtttccactttgaCTAGCACCCTACCTGCAATGATCACTGAGGCCCGCTGTGTGGGTTTCTTTCCCTTCTTGATTCTGTACTGGTTCATCTCATCCTCGATCTGCTGGAGTTTATGCATGGCATCCagacagtttctcctcctcttcttcttcactgttTTGCACAGTTCTGGCTCATTGGCGAGCTTCTTGGCCGCCTCCACAATCTTTTGCTGCAGGGCAAATCTGCTCTCCAGGTTCCTCAGAAAAGGATCCTGCAGCAAAACACGAGCAGATGATCCCGAGAGATAACAATGAGTAACAAAAACATAGTTTAATCAGATAATAACTACAGCTGTCACCTGTTTTTCCTAGTTCCTCTATTTTCTGACTTCCCTACACTGTTGCACTCAGTGTCATGCCAGTTAAGTTGACAACCTTTCAAAATGTAACatagtttgatttttttaaaaggtcagACATTTCCTAAAATAGATGGGCAATGAACTCTTTAGCATATGTACTGAGGAGTAACAGGAGTAActggtgcatttgttggggactattttcagcagcagattTGGTGCGCTTGCAAATATTTGAGGCTTTAGAACAGTGTAAGTGGGATCAACCCAAAATAAGCAGTGGCCATGTTCAtcataatgaaggaacatgtcacccagtgcagcAGTGTGGCTTTTTGTTGGAGTTTTAACAGTTTTTCGACAACAGTGGAGCAGAAGAATAAAATATATCAGGTAGGACTGTAAAATTTTGATCAATTTATTGTTGGCTTTGATCGTTTTGTGGGATTTGTtgataacaaaagaaaaataaaatgtcacccAACACATCCTGTAAACCCAAAAAGTGAAATATATGAACAGTAAGACAGTTAAACACAGACCTCATTGTAGGGAAAAAGGTCATCTAACTTGAAGGCAGTTCCAACTCGCCGTCTGACATGTGGCGGTCTTTCACCTGATGAGAGGGGATACTCTTTTGGCAGCTTTCCAGTGAGCtcctgaaaacacaaaacaacaagtcCCCTAAATATCTACATGAACtcaacacagcagcaggaacCATCAATCTTAATAATGGGAACTCAGCTGACTGAATGCGCCTTGCAAAATGTCCTACCAGTGCAGAAATGTAATACAGAACTATTTCTCACCGCTTCTCTCAGGCAAATCTTCTTCAGTTCTTTTGTCTTCTTGGCCAAAATATCTTGGATCTCCTGCTCCTTTTTTCTCAGTTCAGCGAGTTTCTCCCTCTTCTGTTCTTCACTCATTTCAGAGTCTGCAGAACCTGTGAAAACAATATTCTGACGTTTCTTGCCAACATAGCATATGTCTAAAAATAACATCCATGTCGTGATAGCGTGAGCCGATTCTTCAACATGTCCCCTTCGCTTATTAATTCACAAACAGCTCAGTTTTTACCCTTCACAGCTCAGTCAGAGACACCTGGAGCACAGCTATAATCTGAAGTGATGGTtttttgttgtgaaaacatGAACTTAATAGACACTTGCCTCATGAACAGAAGTAATTATAACCAACCTGTAGACACCAGGCTGCCGTTGCTGGCTGTTATTAAGTTATTCTTCAGGCCTGCGTCTCCCAGTCTGCTTATTTTTGCTCCTCCGTGCTCTGTGAGATCCATGGCAATTTCCTCCAAACTTCTCGCTGTTCCTAATTTAGAC comes from the Epinephelus lanceolatus isolate andai-2023 chromosome 8, ASM4190304v1, whole genome shotgun sequence genome and includes:
- the LOC117258751 gene encoding FERM domain-containing protein 4B isoform X1 encodes the protein MTEGRLCQVQLLDDRKLELLVQPKLLSYELLDLVSSHFNLKEKEFFGLAFFDDNGQRKWLQMDRRVLEHDFLKKPGPIALNFLVRFYVENITQLKDIITVELFFLNAKSAVYNGIIEVESENVFKLAANALQEAKGDYTSDENTRAELKKLPTLPTKVLKEHPSLAYCEDRVIEHYKQQKGVSRGQAIVQYLTLVESLPTYGVHYYEVKDKQGIPWWLGISYKGIGQYDLQDKLKPRKLYQWKQLENLYFREKKFAVEVNDPHRRAVTKRTFGQTGLLIHTWYASHSLIKTIWVMAISQHQFYLDRKQSKSKLGTARSLEEIAMDLTEHGGAKISRLGDAGLKNNLITASNGSLVSTGSADSEMSEEQKREKLAELRKKEQEIQDILAKKTKELKKICLREAELTGKLPKEYPLSSGERPPHVRRRVGTAFKLDDLFPYNEDPFLRNLESRFALQQKIVEAAKKLANEPELCKTVKKKRRRNCLDAMHKLQQIEDEMNQYRIKKGKKPTQRASVIIADELVRSDCSSLSSLPLDDDDSDSVSQRPRSRSVQGSPQLSPMRSLGAEFDVDRQGSPRENHHNKTNSRLAFEGQEASHYYQNPREVSSNHSSPYKTLPRPPRDPRSMPPTPVMTRNAYSSSQLRSEGSPHCFRHRSGSLESQPQLRKDTDSEKPVFILSPAHRSNSTEVLEDCSSYTSQSSLDYCGAANSHYSTLDSRTSTMHRLHRKVEVYGNTGSMPNLVQHHSGCSYSCETSAHYAPSAYYVAGYPCPDMEPYANGAYVYENEVEGHYNVNPSYQINGYHGHDRFRNYSSDRADGLSQNPYATVRPPRNREGPRNELLAKNMHKALVAEHLKGWYHRSKGHREGGRGMLAGYDFDSGSQLSLGYQTMPAAFSHSSRTTSFSSVSSVESTGNWRNQLAVGLTEYDTPDTPQYPHPGAPASPYNRSPSHSRFSPENKVSDTMPKKSESVEVVGSEATSTDEPSDNHSST
- the LOC117258751 gene encoding FERM domain-containing protein 4B isoform X2, which codes for MTEGRLCQVQLLDDRKLELLVQPKLLSYELLDLVSSHFNLKEKEFFGLAFFDDNGQRKWLQMDRRVLEHDFLKKPGPIALNFLVRFYVENITQLKDIITVELFFLNAKSAVYNGIIEVESENVFKLAANALQEAKGDYTSDENTRAELKKLPTLPTKVLKEHPSLAYCEDRVIEHYKQQKGVSRGQAIVQYLTLVESLPTYGVHYYEVKDKQGIPWWLGISYKGIGQYDLQDKLKPRKLYQWKQLENLYFREKKFAVEVNDPHRRAVTKRTFGQTGLLIHTWYASHSLIKTIWVMAISQHQFYLDRKQSKSKLGTARSLEEIAMDLTEHGGAKISRLGDAGLKNNLITASNGSLVSTGSADSEMSEEQKREKLAELRKKEQEIQDILAKKTKELKKICLREAELTGKLPKEYPLSSGERPPHVRRRVGTAFKLDDLFPYNEDPFLRNLESRFALQQKIVEAAKKLANEPELCKTVKKKRRRNCLDAMHKLQQIEDEMNQYRIKKGKKPTQRASVIIADELVRSDCSSLSSLPLDDDDSDSVSQRPRSRSVQGSPQLSPMRSLGAEFDVDRQGSPRENHHNKTNSRLAFEGQEASHYYQNPREVSSNHSSPYKTLPRPPRDPRSMPPTPVMTRNAYSSSQLRSEGSPHCFRHRSGSLESQPQLRKDTDSEKPVFILSPAHRSNSTEVLEDCSSYTSQSSLDYCGAANSHYSTLDSRTSTMHRLHRKVEVYGNTGSMPNLVQHHSGCSYSCETSAHYAPSAYYVAGYPCPDMEPYANGAYVYENEVEGHYNVNPSYQINGYHGHDRFRNYSSDRADGLSQNPYATVRPPRNREGPRNELLAKNMHKALVAEHLKGWYHRSKGHREGGRGMLAGYDFDSGSQLSLGYQTMPAAFSHSSRTTSFSSVSSVESTGNWRNQLAVGLTEYDTPDTPQYPHPGAPASPYNRSPSHSRFHLDGSYMSIH